A genomic region of Cotesia glomerata isolate CgM1 linkage group LG9, MPM_Cglom_v2.3, whole genome shotgun sequence contains the following coding sequences:
- the LOC123271280 gene encoding uncharacterized protein LOC123271280 translates to MQERLIIVLLNRNHAFGVSWAFMPDRSEVSFNAALDIACSQIAPLMNPTKIYYDYEQRLNDSLRANIPGATLKRTFLAYANVMIHRATLLNVDLADVNNQIIFKKLLAVALLPAASIVTGFLWLRSNIPGELIPIFEDLFVYYQDNLINLLGPENLSFYNDVDSFSDSMKNHIFNLNTLFNNNNSVWNCLRIFVNQSIRSYYDFHALDINARVSCTPRSRPLLSLKKLRRVWKLFDRNQMEYQTFFASTSEILTEFTNDLLHNGVEHAHDFRLFQDRNVQINIDADNVNHQPHFVGPLVFAEETIDDVRAVNRRAQRVNLAGQPQVVAIQVFDAQDNLCIFCVDRPISRCFSPCEHQVACLECTENWRATAVADRIDFTCPICRTVIREVSIIPAAAA, encoded by the exons ATGCAAGAGAGACTAATAATCGTGCTTTTAAACAGGAATCAC GCTTTTGGTGTTTCGTGGGCATTCATGCCAGACAGGTCTGAAGTTAGTTTTAACGCTGCGTTGGACATTGCATGTTCTCAAATCGCTCCTCTAATGAATCCAACTAAAATTTACTATGACTATGAGCAACGATTGAATGACTCATTGAGAGCAAATATTCCCGGTGCAACTTTAAAAAGAACTTTCCTTGCTTATGCTAAC gTAATGATTCATCGTGCTACACTATTAAATGTAGACCTAGCAGACGtgaataatcaaataatttttaaaaagttgctCGCTGTTGCCTTACTTCCTGCAGCCAGTATAGTAACAGGATTTTTGTGGCTTCGTTCAAACATTCCTGGAGAGCTTATACCGATTTTCGAAGATTTATTTGTCTATTATCAGGACAATCTAATTAATTTGCTGGGCCCGGAAAATTTGTCATTTTATAATGACGTTGATTCTTTCAGTGATTCTatgaaaaatcatatttttaatttaaatacctTATTCAATAACAACAACAGCGTGTGGAATTGCTTAA gaatcTTTGTAAATCAGAGCATTCGCTCTTACTATGATTTCCACGCGTTGGATATCAACGCCAGAGTCAGTTGCACTCCCCGATCACGTCCTCTTCTGTCACTCAAAAAATTACGTCGTGTGTGGAAATTATTCGACAGAAATCAGATGGAATATCAGACGTTCTTCGCCTCCACATCAGAAATTTTAACAGAATTCACAAACGATCTGTTACATAACGGTGTAGAGCACGCTCACGACTTTCGACTATTCCAAGATCGTAATGTCCAAATCAATATTGATGCCGATAATGTTAACCATCAACCCCATTTTGTAGGGCCATTGGTATTTGCCGAAGAAACGATTGATGATGTTAGAGCCGTGAATCGTCGTGCTCAACGAGTTAATCTTGCAGGCCAGCCGCAAGTTGTTGCTATCCAAG TTTTCGATGCACAAGACaatttatgtattttctgCGTTGATCGGCCGATCAGTCGATGCTTTTCGCCCTGCGAACACCAAGTAGCTTGCTTGGAATGCACCGAAAATTGGCGAGCTACTGCCGTTGCAGATAGAATTGACTTCACTTGTCCAATTTGTCGAACTGTCATCCGAGAAGTGTCCATCATACCGGCCGCTGCAGCTTAA